Within Massilia endophytica, the genomic segment GCCCGGCGTGCTGGCTGTGGCCCTGCTGGCCTGCATGATCAGCGACTTCTTCTGGTTCCGCGCGGGCCGCCACTACGGCAAGCGCATCCTCAAGCTCCTCTGCCGCATTTCCCTGTCGCCCGACTACTGCGTGAGCCAGACGGAAGACACCTTCCGCAAATGGGGCCCGAAATCCATGGTCGTGGCCAAGTTCATTCCCGGCTTCAACACCATTGCCCCGCCGCTGGCAGGCGCCATGGGCACCGGCATACCCACCTTCCTCAGCTTCAGCGTGCTGGGCGGCCTGCTGTGGAGCCTGACGGGCATCAGCATCGGCGCCTACTTCCACAGCGACGTGGACCAGGTACTCGAGATCCTGTCTGCCATGGGCAGCACGGCGCTGACGGTGCTGGGCATCCTGCTTGGCCTGTTCATCCTCTTCAAATACATCGAGCGCAAGCGCTTCCAGAAGGCCATGCAGACCGAGCGCATCAGCATCGACGAACTGCGCGCCCTGCTGGACGAAGGGCATGACCCGGTCATGGTGGACGCCCGCAGCGCCACGGCCCAGAGCCTGGAGCCGCCCGTCCCGGGCGCCTTGCTGGTGAATGGCGACCCCTTGAACATCGTGTCGGCCCTGCCGAAGGACCGCCACATCATCGTCTACTGCAGCTGCCCGAACGACGTCACGGCCGCCAGCGTGGCCAAACAGCTGCACGCCCACGGCTACAAGCTGGCCCGCCCCCTGCATGGCGGCCTCGACGCCTGGAACCTCGCCTTCCGCGCCGAGCTCGACCCCGACCTCACCCCCGCCGACGCCCCCCCGCTAACAATTTCTTAAAGGGGACAGACGGGGACGCCGAGTCCCCTTTAAGAAATGTTTCCTAAAAGGGTCTGTCCCCTTTAAGAAACGGTAGTCAGACTACTGTAGGGTTCTTTCATTTTTTGCGTTTGTGTGGCAATTTTGTGGTGGCTGTACTAAAACTACACAGAACTCTTGCGTGGAAGCCAAGAAATCTTTAGGATTAGGCCTCACACATTTTCACGCCGTCCATGAACGCCTATACCGATTCCGCAGTGCAAAGCCCTTCCTCCGCCTACGCCGGCGGGGCGCGTCTTCTTGCGGATGTGGGTGGCACCAATGCTCGGTTTGCGCTGGAAACGGCGCCGGGCCAGATCGGTCACATCCAGGTGCTGGGCTGTGCCAGCTATCCCACCATCGCCGATGCGCTGCGCGCTTATCTGGCCTTGCCGGATGTAGCTGCTGTAGTGGGCGCCCAGGTGCGCCACGGGGCCATCGCCATCGCCAATCCCATCACGGGCGACTTCGTGAAAATGACGAACCATCATTGGGAGTTTTCCATCGAGGCCCTGCGCAAGGAGTGCGGCTTCGATGTGCTGGTGGTGGCGAACGATTTCACCGCGCTGGCGCGCTCGCTGCCTCTCCTGTCCGAGAATCAGAAGCGCAAGGTGGGCGGCGGCGAGCCCGTGTCGGGTACGCCGCTGGGCTTGGTCGGCGCGGGCACGGGGCTGGGCGTTTCCGGCCTTATCCCTTCGGGCGACAGCTGGACGGCCTTGCTCAGCGAGGGCGGCCATGTCAGCTTTGCGCCCAATAACGAGGTGGAAGTCGCCATCCTGCAGTTCG encodes:
- a CDS encoding VTT domain-containing protein; translated protein: MANLISLLQEYGVLIVFAVVLVEQMGLPIPAYPVLIVAGALAMDGGTPLPGVLAVALLACMISDFFWFRAGRHYGKRILKLLCRISLSPDYCVSQTEDTFRKWGPKSMVVAKFIPGFNTIAPPLAGAMGTGIPTFLSFSVLGGLLWSLTGISIGAYFHSDVDQVLEILSAMGSTALTVLGILLGLFILFKYIERKRFQKAMQTERISIDELRALLDEGHDPVMVDARSATAQSLEPPVPGALLVNGDPLNIVSALPKDRHIIVYCSCPNDVTAASVAKQLHAHGYKLARPLHGGLDAWNLAFRAELDPDLTPADAPPLTIS
- a CDS encoding glucokinase yields the protein MNAYTDSAVQSPSSAYAGGARLLADVGGTNARFALETAPGQIGHIQVLGCASYPTIADALRAYLALPDVAAVVGAQVRHGAIAIANPITGDFVKMTNHHWEFSIEALRKECGFDVLVVANDFTALARSLPLLSENQKRKVGGGEPVSGTPLGLVGAGTGLGVSGLIPSGDSWTALLSEGGHVSFAPNNEVEVAILQFAWREFEHVSAERLISGQGIELVYRALADYRKQPAEALNAAEIARRALAGECPLCDEVVETFCAMLATVAGNLGVTLGAQGGIYIGGGIVPRLGERFDKSGFRARFEAKGRFRNYLAAIPTYVITAEYPAFVGVSAILAERLAGH